One region of Spiroplasma culicicola AES-1 genomic DNA includes:
- a CDS encoding adenine phosphoribosyltransferase, whose amino-acid sequence MDLKKYIYDVENFPIEGVTFKDITPLLNDAQAFKYSVDQMVEYVKEKGANVIVAPEARGFLFASAVAYAAGCRFVLVRKPGKLPREVKDVEYELEYGKGHIQIHKDDLKKGDKVVIVDDVLATGGTMKAIIELVKEDEANINGIVFLADLSFLHEPELFEEYDPRSLLTY is encoded by the coding sequence ATGGACTTAAAAAAATATATATATGATGTTGAAAATTTTCCTATTGAAGGAGTAACTTTTAAAGATATAACTCCACTATTAAATGATGCCCAAGCATTTAAATATAGTGTTGATCAAATGGTTGAATATGTAAAGGAAAAAGGAGCAAATGTAATTGTGGCTCCTGAAGCACGTGGGTTTTTATTTGCAAGTGCTGTTGCTTATGCAGCTGGTTGTCGTTTTGTATTGGTTAGAAAACCTGGAAAACTTCCAAGAGAAGTTAAAGATGTTGAATATGAATTAGAATATGGAAAAGGTCACATTCAAATTCATAAAGATGATTTAAAAAAAGGTGATAAAGTTGTAATAGTTGATGATGTTCTTGCAACTGGGGGAACTATGAAAGCAATTATTGAACTTGTTAAAGAAGATGAAGCCAATATTAATGGAATTGTTTTCTTAGCTGATTTATCTTTCTTACATGAACCAGAGCTATTTGAAGAGTATGATCCAAGAAGTTTATTAACATATTAA
- a CDS encoding ABC transporter ATP-binding protein translates to MLPLLTLQMTLSIMEEVAGIDPEASAPATLGYWGLHWSTLIYIAIAIIATYCVLSFLYDYFAYKMGKKIEISLRNRCLETLVRQDISYYSDKKIGEILTKIISDTQIVGDQAVQVPLQFGISFFEIIGSTTIMFILSWNLAFVPLAAFFTIIGIMSIFFVITKRKTIKVREVITDINGNVTDRVATVRLIKSSGTENYETERFINVHKEYYKKAITVGKIQALMLTTMWGGIFALQFSTIIGAMLIFGNEQAKAADFFQTTFTAFTLAQGIMISPLFQIMNALFGLGQATVSASRVNQTINSPSIMNPHYFDGEQIEQITGDIIFKDVEFRYPEKPEKMVLPKFDFTFKQGKSYAFVGETGSGKSTIAKLLLRFYDPSAGQIIINQKHDLKDLNLASYLKHIGYVEQDPQILFGDVYENVRYGKFETSNEEVIEACKKAELHDLVMTWPEGYDTILGERGFMLSGGQKQRLVIARMFLKNPKILILDEATSALDNIVEKEIQAKLDSLMKGRTTVSIAHRLSTIKNADEILVLGANGKGIVQQGTFSQLKNTPGHFKKLYEAGLIDQD, encoded by the coding sequence ATGTTACCATTATTAACATTACAAATGACACTTTCAATTATGGAAGAAGTAGCTGGAATTGATCCTGAAGCTTCAGCACCTGCAACTCTTGGGTATTGAGGTCTTCATTGATCTACATTGATTTACATAGCAATAGCAATAATTGCAACTTATTGTGTTTTATCTTTCTTATATGATTACTTTGCATATAAAATGGGTAAAAAAATTGAAATAAGTTTACGTAACCGCTGTTTAGAAACATTGGTAAGACAAGATATTTCTTACTATTCTGATAAAAAAATTGGAGAAATCCTAACTAAAATTATTTCAGATACACAAATTGTAGGAGACCAAGCAGTGCAAGTTCCCCTACAATTTGGTATATCATTCTTTGAAATAATTGGTAGTACAACAATAATGTTTATTCTATCTTGAAATCTAGCATTTGTACCTCTTGCTGCATTCTTTACTATTATTGGTATTATGAGTATCTTCTTTGTTATTACAAAAAGAAAAACAATAAAAGTAAGAGAAGTAATTACCGATATTAATGGTAATGTAACAGATAGAGTTGCCACTGTTAGATTAATTAAATCAAGTGGAACAGAAAACTATGAAACTGAAAGATTTATTAATGTTCATAAAGAATATTATAAAAAAGCAATTACAGTTGGTAAAATTCAAGCATTAATGTTAACAACAATGTGAGGTGGAATCTTTGCATTACAATTTTCAACAATTATTGGGGCGATGTTAATATTTGGAAATGAACAAGCAAAAGCAGCAGATTTTTTCCAAACAACTTTTACAGCATTTACTTTAGCACAAGGAATTATGATTAGTCCATTATTCCAAATAATGAATGCATTATTTGGTCTAGGACAAGCAACAGTTAGTGCTTCAAGAGTAAATCAAACTATCAATTCACCTTCAATTATGAATCCTCATTACTTTGATGGTGAACAAATTGAACAAATTACTGGAGATATTATCTTTAAAGACGTTGAATTTAGATATCCAGAAAAACCAGAAAAAATGGTTTTACCAAAATTTGATTTTACATTTAAACAAGGAAAAAGTTATGCCTTTGTTGGTGAAACTGGAAGTGGAAAATCAACAATTGCAAAACTATTATTAAGATTTTATGATCCAAGTGCTGGACAAATTATTATTAACCAAAAACATGATTTAAAAGATTTAAATCTAGCAAGTTATTTAAAACATATTGGATACGTTGAACAAGATCCCCAAATTTTATTTGGAGATGTGTATGAAAACGTTAGATATGGAAAATTTGAAACAAGTAATGAAGAAGTAATTGAAGCATGTAAAAAAGCTGAACTTCACGACTTGGTGATGACTTGGCCTGAAGGTTATGACACAATTTTAGGAGAACGTGGATTCATGTTATCTGGAGGACAAAAACAAAGACTTGTTATTGCAAGAATGTTTTTAAAAAATCCAAAAATATTAATTCTTGATGAAGCAACAAGTGCATTAGACAACATTGTTGAAAAAGAAATTCAAGCAAAACTTGATTCTTTAATGAAAGGTAGAACAACAGTTTCTATTGCTCATAGACTTTCAACAATTAAAAATGCAGATGAAATCTTAGTTTTAGGAGCAAATGGAAAAGGTATTGTTCAACAAGGAACATTTAGTCAATTAAAAAATACACCTGGTCATTTTAAAAAATTATATGAAGCAGGATTAATTGATCAAGATTAA
- a CDS encoding RelA/SpoT family protein, with the protein MMTGEIQTFNYVECRDVEILIKEMKKYIKNEKSIEEVRQAYYFAEDKHKEQKRKNGDPFIIHPLSSAYYLAQWRMGPKTIIAGLLHDVIEDTPVTFDEIEELYGTDVADIVEAVTKVSYFTKENRAQMKAQYLRKLFLSMIRDIRVIIVKIADRMHNLLTLKYMKPEKQKIIAKETLEIYSTIAHRIGMKSAKNILEDYSFEFLDPEEYHRIIALLEEDKEARYQIINDIIQEINSKIETDGSVGSASVYGRSKTIYSIYRKMNVFGKSFQDINDILAIRIITGTIDDCYRILGWIHQMYTPLSGRFKDYIATPKNNLYQSLHTTLANKDGIIFEVQIRTKDMDDIAEHGAAAHWKYKEGEGSVDIATKQREIDKKVDMFTRLMNLEKLAVDGEQSEYEMDVDSLEQEIEETVKSDYLTAMIYILTPDGQVVTLPFGSSVLDFAYKIHTDVGHRTIGAKINGVFSPYNTTLNSGEMVEIQTSNDTEPQDKWLRFVRTSTARKAIENFLAIKKKEEDKKEEITNQKMIRTTKKEIERYIIAHNLKWQVNSFEEMQKKLKVLDYKNIDEFLLSVAKGDFTIPEAVDVVYVSKENLTDIETINDMKTRKYKSNLGRDDLRINGMEKVSCSIAQCCFPIPVENVTSFLSKTKGIQVHRSECVNIVNIRKVRNLLPTEWIVKNTKDKRYNTKIRFLTYDRPGILMDVINVFSSKRINIAEAKIITSEEDFMGKGSMIIETEGVEQLNSTLKTLSEVPGVVKVTRALTSGDNFE; encoded by the coding sequence ATGATGACTGGTGAAATCCAAACTTTTAATTATGTTGAATGTCGTGACGTTGAAATTTTAATTAAAGAAATGAAAAAATATATTAAAAATGAAAAATCAATTGAAGAAGTACGTCAAGCATATTATTTTGCCGAAGATAAACATAAGGAACAAAAGCGTAAAAATGGAGATCCATTTATTATTCACCCACTATCTTCAGCTTATTATTTGGCTCAATGAAGAATGGGACCAAAAACAATTATTGCTGGTCTTTTACATGACGTAATTGAAGATACACCTGTAACTTTTGATGAAATTGAAGAGTTATATGGAACTGATGTGGCTGATATTGTTGAAGCGGTTACAAAGGTGAGCTATTTTACAAAGGAAAATCGAGCACAAATGAAAGCTCAATACTTACGTAAATTATTCTTATCAATGATTCGCGATATTAGAGTTATTATTGTAAAAATTGCTGATAGAATGCATAACTTATTAACTTTAAAATACATGAAACCCGAAAAACAAAAGATAATTGCAAAAGAAACTTTAGAAATTTATTCAACAATTGCTCACAGAATTGGGATGAAATCTGCTAAAAATATTTTAGAGGATTACAGTTTTGAATTTTTAGATCCAGAAGAATATCATAGAATTATTGCTTTACTTGAAGAAGATAAAGAAGCAAGATATCAAATTATTAATGATATTATTCAAGAAATTAATAGCAAAATTGAAACTGATGGTTCAGTTGGTTCTGCAAGTGTTTATGGGCGATCAAAAACAATTTATTCAATTTATCGTAAAATGAATGTTTTTGGAAAATCATTTCAAGATATTAATGACATTTTAGCAATTCGTATAATTACTGGAACAATTGATGATTGTTATCGTATTTTAGGGTGAATTCACCAAATGTATACACCATTATCTGGAAGATTTAAAGACTATATTGCAACTCCAAAAAATAACTTGTATCAATCACTACATACAACACTAGCAAATAAAGATGGAATTATTTTTGAAGTTCAAATTAGAACAAAAGATATGGATGATATTGCCGAACATGGTGCTGCTGCTCACTGAAAATATAAAGAAGGTGAAGGTTCAGTTGATATTGCAACAAAACAAAGAGAGATTGACAAAAAAGTTGATATGTTTACAAGATTGATGAATCTTGAAAAGTTAGCAGTTGATGGTGAACAAAGTGAATATGAAATGGATGTTGATTCATTAGAACAAGAAATTGAAGAAACAGTTAAATCAGATTATTTAACTGCTATGATTTATATCTTAACACCTGATGGACAAGTTGTTACTTTACCATTTGGTTCTTCAGTTTTAGACTTTGCTTATAAAATTCACACAGATGTAGGACATCGCACAATTGGGGCTAAAATTAATGGGGTATTTTCTCCATATAATACAACTTTGAACTCTGGAGAAATGGTTGAAATTCAAACTTCAAACGATACTGAGCCTCAAGATAAGTGATTGCGATTTGTAAGAACTTCAACTGCAAGAAAAGCAATTGAAAACTTCTTAGCAATCAAGAAAAAAGAAGAAGACAAAAAAGAAGAAATTACTAATCAAAAAATGATTAGAACTACTAAAAAAGAAATTGAACGCTATATTATAGCTCACAATTTAAAATGACAAGTTAACTCTTTTGAAGAAATGCAAAAGAAATTAAAAGTTTTAGATTATAAAAACATTGATGAATTCTTATTGTCGGTTGCAAAAGGTGACTTTACAATTCCTGAAGCAGTTGATGTTGTATATGTTTCAAAAGAAAACTTAACAGACATTGAAACAATTAATGATATGAAAACTCGTAAATACAAATCAAATTTAGGTAGAGATGATTTAAGAATTAATGGGATGGAAAAAGTTAGTTGTTCAATTGCACAATGTTGTTTTCCAATTCCAGTTGAAAATGTAACAAGTTTCTTATCAAAAACTAAGGGTATTCAAGTACATAGAAGTGAATGTGTCAATATTGTCAACATTCGTAAAGTTAGAAACTTATTACCAACTGAATGAATTGTTAAAAATACAAAAGATAAAAGATATAATACAAAAATTAGATTCTTAACATATGATCGTCCAGGAATTTTAATGGATGTTATTAATGTTTTTTCTTCAAAACGAATAAATATTGCTGAAGCCAAAATTATTACAAGTGAAGAAGACTTTATGGGTAAAGGAAGTATGATTATTGAAACTGAGGGAGTTGAACAACTAAACTCAACTTTAAAAACACTTTCTGAAGTTCCAGGAGTTGTAAAAGTTACAAGAGCTTTAACTTCAGGAGATAATTTTGAATAA
- a CDS encoding ECF transporter S component family protein, whose translation MKTKITIKDITLTGLLTALMVSVALPSYFLAGILNKSIFQLSDIIFFCLLSTISLKILSVSSLSATILIDLFFGGLIYIPFSIIIKVLIFLTVYIFKNYLKWKIVFIIPIAYLHVFWYVLVAYILFDSSVVMVEFITDIIQYSVTVFGAILICSSIQLKAYLKNKNENIASN comes from the coding sequence ATGAAAACAAAAATCACAATTAAAGATATTACATTAACAGGATTGTTAACAGCATTAATGGTTAGTGTAGCTTTACCATCATACTTTTTAGCTGGAATTTTAAATAAGTCAATATTTCAATTAAGTGACATTATTTTCTTTTGTTTATTATCAACAATTAGTTTAAAAATTTTGTCAGTTAGTTCATTAAGCGCCACAATTTTAATTGATTTATTTTTTGGAGGATTAATTTATATACCATTTTCAATCATAATTAAAGTTTTAATTTTTTTAACTGTATATATATTTAAAAATTATTTAAAGTGAAAAATAGTTTTTATTATTCCAATTGCGTATTTACATGTTTTTTGATATGTATTAGTAGCCTATATTTTATTTGATTCTTCAGTTGTGATGGTTGAATTTATTACAGATATTATTCAATATAGTGTAACTGTGTTTGGCGCTATTTTAATATGTTCATCAATTCAATTAAAAGCATACCTTAAAAATAAAAATGAAAATATTGCTTCAAATTAA
- a CDS encoding ABC transporter ATP-binding protein, translating into MICLNGINKKIKNKNILEDVTFTIKENEITAFVGDNGAGKTTTIKAIFGEVKIDSGTIIFEDIDKNKDVAFFPDSNNLSLNITLYEYLYYLSKLYKIESELISSKIIEILELLALKEYSKNIIKTLSAGQKKRIILAGIILQKPKVIIFDEPTSNLDVQGRVELLSLIKKMNEELKITIMITSHIIDELDEIAQNLIIITSGKIVYDSKLKENEKIIDIYSKYANKKVIDSNELIKKMKGDY; encoded by the coding sequence ATGATCTGTTTAAATGGGATAAATAAAAAGATTAAAAATAAGAATATATTAGAAGATGTTACATTTACAATTAAAGAAAATGAAATAACAGCTTTTGTTGGTGATAATGGAGCTGGAAAGACAACGACAATTAAAGCAATATTTGGTGAGGTTAAGATTGATAGCGGAACTATAATTTTTGAAGATATTGATAAGAATAAAGATGTTGCATTTTTTCCTGATTCAAATAATTTATCGTTAAATATAACCTTATATGAATATTTATATTATTTATCAAAATTATACAAAATAGAATCTGAATTAATTTCTTCAAAAATTATAGAAATTTTAGAATTATTAGCTTTGAAAGAGTATTCTAAAAATATTATAAAAACTCTTTCAGCAGGACAAAAGAAAAGAATTATTTTAGCAGGAATAATTCTTCAAAAGCCTAAGGTAATTATTTTTGATGAGCCAACATCTAATCTTGATGTTCAAGGAAGAGTAGAATTGCTTAGTTTAATTAAAAAAATGAATGAAGAATTAAAAATAACAATTATGATTACATCTCATATTATAGATGAGTTAGATGAAATAGCACAAAACTTAATAATAATAACCTCAGGAAAAATTGTATATGATTCAAAATTAAAAGAGAATGAGAAAATAATTGATATATACAGTAAATATGCAAATAAAAAAGTTATTGATAGTAATGAATTAATTAAAAAAATGAAGGGTGATTATTAG